From Ruminococcus sp. HUN007, a single genomic window includes:
- a CDS encoding mobility-associated LCxxNW protein: MNDYCAFSKNHKCLKWIDYQITRHELEEADELCHGNWIEIHKLYDYIEVLTNLLKENGIDYPEI; encoded by the coding sequence ATGAATGATTACTGTGCGTTCAGCAAGAATCATAAATGCCTCAAATGGATAGACTATCAGATTACTCGTCATGAACTTGAAGAAGCAGATGAGCTTTGCCATGGTAACTGGATCGAAATTCATAAACTCTATGACTACATTGAAGTTCTTACTAATCTTCTCAAAGAAAATGGTATTGACTATCCTGAAATTTAA
- a CDS encoding type II toxin-antitoxin system RelE/ParE family toxin: protein MKLVIAPSAKDDLKEIKEYISVELSNPIAATNVVKRIINSYKALKDIPEIGIPLDRKINVETSFRFIISGNYLVFYKISNDAVEIHRILYKGRNYIRVLFPEEYNDIRENFE, encoded by the coding sequence ATGAAGCTTGTTATCGCACCTTCTGCAAAAGACGATTTAAAAGAGATAAAAGAATACATTTCAGTAGAACTTTCTAATCCAATTGCAGCAACGAATGTTGTAAAACGAATTATAAACAGTTATAAAGCTTTAAAAGATATACCTGAAATCGGTATCCCGCTCGACCGTAAGATAAACGTTGAAACATCTTTCCGATTTATTATCAGCGGCAATTATCTTGTCTTCTATAAGATCAGCAATGATGCGGTTGAGATTCATCGTATTCTGTATAAAGGCAGAAATTATATCCGTGTTCTTTTTCCGGAAGAGTATAATGATATTCGCGAAAATTTCGAATGA
- a CDS encoding transposase, producing MSFVANDLRNEQMSMFDSTLNLTERERRFLEKSWAKVFAEKVFPAIDETPYAVLYSEKLSRPNTPVNVLVGAIFIQQLTGQSDDEFLESLLFDIRYQYALHTTSFDEQPLSDRSLGRFRERLAMYEIETGIDLIQNTEKEITDVMALVMGIDHHLKRMDSMMISANVKKMSRLELLYTCVSNLVKEMKRSNAEVPSEYMHYADVDDRNKVVYHNRSESVDSKIVTILEDAKILMNLCDEDIEDSSAYKLLVRFLNEQTNIYPNGIRQLKDADDSSMDSSILQNPADPEATFRHKAGKNHIGYVANLVESSNENGDTLVTDFQFETNNYSDKKFINDAMERMNSQPEDDRTVIVADGAYTADEALAKSKNIEIVNTNLTGKETPDINADFEFSEDGTQILKCPGGHEPISCSYNKKTGQCVASFDKEKCENCPHFNECKPNLRVKVCKKTVSLKSKNRAQQQRKRSTKEFSDLTKFRNGVESLPSILRRKYHVDKIPARGMIRKKLFFGAKVTAMNIQKFCKFMQGSACRAQNAVIA from the coding sequence ATGTCATTCGTAGCAAACGATTTAAGGAATGAACAAATGTCAATGTTCGATTCCACGCTGAATTTAACAGAAAGAGAACGCAGATTTTTAGAAAAATCATGGGCAAAAGTATTTGCTGAAAAAGTATTTCCTGCAATAGATGAAACACCGTATGCGGTTCTTTACAGCGAAAAATTATCGCGTCCAAATACTCCGGTAAACGTTCTCGTAGGCGCAATATTCATTCAGCAGCTAACAGGACAGTCCGATGATGAATTTCTTGAATCATTGCTGTTTGACATAAGATATCAGTATGCACTTCACACAACATCATTTGATGAACAGCCCCTTAGTGACAGAAGTCTTGGAAGATTTCGTGAAAGATTAGCAATGTATGAAATTGAAACAGGAATAGATCTCATACAAAATACGGAAAAAGAAATAACAGATGTTATGGCGCTTGTTATGGGAATAGATCATCATCTTAAACGTATGGATAGCATGATGATATCTGCAAATGTGAAGAAAATGTCGCGTCTCGAACTGCTTTATACATGTGTTTCAAACCTTGTAAAAGAGATGAAACGCAGTAATGCAGAAGTGCCTTCGGAATACATGCATTATGCTGATGTAGATGACAGAAATAAAGTAGTATATCATAATCGTAGTGAATCTGTTGATAGCAAGATTGTAACTATTCTTGAAGATGCAAAAATTCTGATGAACCTGTGTGATGAAGATATTGAAGACAGCAGTGCATATAAATTGCTGGTACGCTTTCTCAATGAGCAGACTAACATATATCCTAACGGAATCCGTCAGCTTAAAGATGCAGACGATTCAAGTATGGATTCTTCAATACTTCAGAATCCTGCGGATCCGGAAGCAACATTTCGCCATAAAGCAGGTAAAAATCATATAGGATACGTTGCCAATTTAGTAGAATCATCAAATGAAAACGGTGATACGCTTGTAACTGATTTTCAGTTTGAAACAAACAATTACAGCGATAAGAAATTCATCAATGATGCAATGGAAAGAATGAATTCTCAGCCGGAAGACGACCGCACAGTAATAGTAGCTGACGGTGCATATACAGCTGATGAAGCATTAGCAAAATCAAAAAACATTGAAATTGTAAACACTAATCTTACTGGTAAAGAAACACCAGATATCAATGCTGATTTTGAATTCAGTGAAGACGGAACACAGATCTTAAAGTGTCCCGGAGGACATGAACCAATAAGCTGCAGCTACAATAAAAAGACAGGGCAGTGCGTAGCATCCTTCGATAAAGAAAAGTGCGAAAACTGTCCACACTTTAATGAATGTAAACCTAACTTGAGAGTAAAGGTTTGTAAGAAAACAGTCTCATTAAAAAGTAAAAACAGAGCTCAGCAACAGAGAAAACGTTCTACAAAAGAATTTAGTGACTTAACTAAATTCCGAAATGGTGTTGAATCACTTCCATCCATTCTTCGAAGAAAATATCATGTTGACAAAATACCGGCAAGAGGTATGATTCGAAAGAAATTATTCTTTGGAGCAAAAGTAACTGCTATGAACATCCAGAAGTTTTGCAAATTCATGCAAGGCTCGGCATGCCGCGCCCAAAATGCGGTAATAGCCTGA
- a CDS encoding virulence RhuM family protein, with product MSNKKDHINIRSSAAEYLTYAASAGNQQDSIEMRYEDENIWLTQKMMAALYDVSVAAINQHIKRIYEDSELEAESTIKKYLIVQNEGSRQVNREVAHYNLQMIIAVGFKVNNERAVQFRKWANSIVKDYTIKGWVIDDERLKNGGSVLTKEYFDRLLEQIREIRLSERRFYQKITDIYATALDYDRTSKTTKQFFAKVQNKMHYAVHGHTAAELIYERADAAKPNMGLTTWEAAPNGKIVKSDVSVAKNYLTEKEMRSLERIVSAYLDLAEDRAERHIPMTMEDWSKRLDLFLMADDREILKDAGKITAEIAKAKAETEFEKYRVIQDRLFVSDFDRYLQELEENAKE from the coding sequence TTGAGTAATAAAAAAGATCATATCAATATTCGCTCCAGTGCAGCTGAATATCTGACTTACGCTGCATCTGCCGGTAATCAGCAGGACAGCATTGAAATGCGATATGAAGATGAAAATATATGGCTTACACAAAAAATGATGGCTGCATTGTATGATGTAAGTGTGGCTGCGATCAACCAACATATAAAAAGAATTTATGAGGATTCAGAACTTGAAGCGGAATCAACTATTAAGAAATACTTAATAGTTCAAAATGAAGGTTCACGTCAGGTAAACAGAGAAGTGGCTCATTACAACCTTCAGATGATCATTGCAGTCGGCTTTAAAGTAAATAACGAGCGGGCTGTACAGTTTCGTAAATGGGCAAACAGCATTGTGAAGGATTATACAATCAAAGGCTGGGTTATCGACGATGAACGCCTGAAAAACGGCGGATCCGTACTCACAAAAGAATATTTCGACCGGCTGCTGGAGCAGATTCGGGAAATCAGGTTGTCCGAACGCAGATTCTATCAAAAGATAACAGATATATATGCTACAGCACTTGATTACGACCGTACATCGAAAACGACGAAGCAGTTCTTTGCAAAGGTACAGAATAAGATGCATTATGCTGTGCACGGACATACTGCAGCAGAACTGATATATGAAAGAGCTGATGCTGCTAAGCCGAATATGGGACTGACTACATGGGAAGCAGCGCCAAATGGTAAAATTGTAAAAAGTGATGTCAGTGTTGCAAAAAATTATCTTACTGAAAAAGAAATGCGTTCACTGGAACGTATAGTTTCTGCGTACCTGGATCTGGCGGAAGACCGCGCGGAACGTCATATTCCGATGACAATGGAAGACTGGTCTAAAAGGCTTGATTTATTCCTTATGGCAGATGACAGAGAGATCCTTAAAGATGCAGGAAAAATCACAGCAGAGATAGCTAAAGCAAAGGCTGAGACAGAATTTGAAAAATACCGCGTAATTCAGGACCGATTGTTCGTGTCTGACTTTGACCGATATCTGCAGGAACTGGAGGAAAATGCAAAGGAATAA